In a single window of the Bos taurus isolate L1 Dominette 01449 registration number 42190680 breed Hereford chromosome 23, ARS-UCD2.0, whole genome shotgun sequence genome:
- the H2BC14 gene encoding histone H2B type 1-C/E/F/G/I, translated as MPEPAKSAPAPKKGSKKAVTKAQKKDGKKRKRSRKESYSVYVYKVLKQVHPDTGISSKAMGIMNSFVNDIFERIAGEASRLAHYNKRSTITSREIQTAVRLLLPGELAKHAVSEGTKAVTKYTSSK; from the coding sequence ATGCCTGAGCCAGCGAAGTCCGCTCCTGCCCCGAAGAAGGGTTCTAAGAAGGCGGTGACCAAGGCGCAGAAGAAGGACGGCAAGAAGCGCAAGCGCAGCCGCAAGGAGAGCTACTCCGTGTACGTGTACAAGGTGCTGAAGCAGGTCCACCCGGACACCGGCATCTCGTCCAAGGCCAtgggaatcatgaactccttcgtcAACGATATCTTCGAGCGCATCGCTGGCGAGGCGTCGCGCCTGGCGCATTACAACAAGCGTTCGACCatcacatccagggagatccagacGGCCGTGCGCCTGCTGCTGCCcggggagctggccaagcacgccGTGTCCGAGGGCACCAAGGCCGTCACCAAATACACCAGCTCCAAGTAA
- the H2AC14 gene encoding H2A clustered histone 14, with the protein MSGRGKQGGKARAKAKTRSSRAGLQFPVGRVHRLLRKGNYAERVGAGAPVYLAAVLEYLTAEILELAGNAARDNKKTRIIPRHLQLAIRNDEELNKLLGKVTIAQGGVLPNIQAVLLPKKTESHHKAKGK; encoded by the coding sequence ATGTCTGGACGTGGCAAACAAGGCGGCAAGGCTCGCGCCAAGGCCAAGACTCGCTCTTCGCGGGCAGGACTCCAGTTCCCCGTGGGTCGAGTGCACCGCCTTCTCCGCAAGGGTAACTACGCCGAGCGGGTCGGGGCCGGGGCCCCGGTGTACCTGGCGGCGGTGCTGGAGTACCTGACGGCCGAGATCCTGGAGCTGGCGGGCAACGCGGCCCGGGACAACAAGAAGACGCGCATCATCCCTCGTCACCTGCAGCTGGCCATCCGCAACGACGAGGAGCTCAACAAGCTGCTGGGTAAAGTCACCATCGCCCAGGGTGGTGTCCTGCCCAACATCCAGGCGGTGCTGCTGCCCAAGAAGACTGAGAGCCACCATAAGGCGAAAGGCAAATAG